The following proteins come from a genomic window of Paenibacillus sp. CAA11:
- a CDS encoding response regulator transcription factor, producing MYRLLIVDDEDIITDGLYEVFSHLKPGQLDVCKAYSAKEALDWMSRTRIDIILTDIAMPGMNGLELSEEIQRYWPRCKVIFLTGYQEFEFVYRAIQQLNVRYVLKAEGYGKVIDAVQSVISEIEQDYSLNQLLEQSQEHLLSIRSMEQNNYLRYVLQESDVLCEREEAWHDDFHKLDIPLDPEYPVVLALGHISYRVGMTYAEKSSIVLSVKMLGSSFFMEKTRSMCIVDKHDELIWFVQPSPEVSGNPDGHFMKYVEGTLELFQEACITSLGQSIGLTMSGFACEWKMVTHQYERLRQLQQLKMGNGDLIFVRDREHGSLLEGRQGRECFADGREVEVLKTHLESGRMKEFLTELDKVSSKMLHMDGNGNVQLVVETYYTIALMLYSCIARLGLHIHIDDYGRLLRLDEHTSIREGFAYLEQTGKRIFRFKQTEEQGRSALMVDRICQYIEQHLGEDLSLVRLSEIHHFNPSYLSRFFKQAKGINLSEFIDSCRVKKAKELLRENDLKVREVALSVGYEAAHSFTRFFKKMTGLTPQEYRDSLLLG from the coding sequence ATGTATAGACTTCTGATTGTTGACGATGAGGATATCATTACCGATGGTCTTTATGAAGTCTTTAGTCATTTGAAACCAGGACAGCTTGATGTATGCAAGGCTTATTCTGCCAAGGAAGCCCTTGACTGGATGTCGCGCACAAGAATTGATATTATCTTGACGGATATTGCCATGCCAGGCATGAATGGGCTGGAACTATCAGAAGAGATTCAGCGATATTGGCCCCGGTGTAAGGTCATTTTCTTGACCGGGTATCAGGAGTTTGAGTTTGTCTACCGCGCTATTCAGCAGCTGAATGTGCGTTATGTTCTGAAGGCGGAGGGGTATGGTAAAGTCATTGATGCCGTGCAGAGTGTAATCAGCGAAATAGAGCAAGATTACTCGCTAAACCAGCTTCTAGAGCAGTCTCAGGAGCATTTATTATCGATCCGGTCTATGGAACAGAACAATTATTTGCGGTATGTGCTTCAGGAGAGTGATGTTCTATGCGAGCGGGAGGAAGCTTGGCATGATGATTTTCACAAGCTAGATATACCTTTGGATCCAGAATATCCGGTAGTGCTGGCGCTTGGACACATCTCTTACCGGGTAGGGATGACATATGCGGAGAAAAGCAGCATCGTTCTATCCGTTAAAATGTTAGGCAGTTCTTTTTTTATGGAGAAGACCCGCAGCATGTGCATTGTCGATAAGCATGATGAGCTGATCTGGTTTGTTCAGCCGTCTCCTGAGGTCAGCGGTAACCCTGACGGCCATTTCATGAAGTATGTGGAGGGAACACTGGAACTGTTCCAGGAAGCGTGCATTACATCCTTAGGACAGTCTATCGGGTTAACCATGAGCGGCTTCGCTTGTGAATGGAAGATGGTGACGCACCAGTATGAGCGGCTTCGCCAGCTGCAGCAGTTAAAGATGGGTAATGGCGATTTGATATTTGTCAGAGATCGTGAACATGGTTCGCTCCTAGAAGGTAGGCAAGGCAGGGAATGCTTTGCAGATGGACGGGAAGTCGAAGTATTGAAAACCCATCTTGAATCCGGAAGGATGAAGGAGTTCCTGACGGAGTTAGATAAAGTGTCGAGTAAGATGCTGCACATGGACGGAAACGGAAATGTGCAGCTTGTGGTTGAAACTTATTATACGATTGCGTTGATGCTGTATTCCTGCATTGCCCGTCTGGGGCTACATATACATATTGATGACTACGGAAGGCTTCTGCGTTTGGATGAGCATACCTCGATTCGAGAAGGATTTGCTTATTTAGAGCAAACAGGGAAGCGAATCTTTCGATTTAAACAAACAGAAGAGCAAGGCAGATCTGCGCTCATGGTTGATCGGATCTGTCAGTATATCGAACAGCATCTCGGTGAAGATTTATCGCTTGTTCGGCTTTCCGAAATCCATCATTTTAATCCGTCGTATTTATCTCGCTTTTTTAAGCAGGCGAAGGGGATCAATCTATCCGAGTTTATCGATTCATGCCGAGTCAAGAAGGCCAAGGAACTGCTCAGAGAAAATGATCTGAAGGTAAGAGAGGTCGCTTTGTCTGTCGGTTATGAGGCTGCTCACTCATTTACCCGCTTTTTTAAAAAAATGACAGGGCTGACCCCGCAGGAATATCGTGACAGTTTACTGTTAGGATGA